AATCTGCGGATGCGGATCTGAAAGGGGGCGTGATTGCCGCACAGACCAGCACAATCCAGGCGGGATATGTGGCAGAATCCGGTGCAACCCTGTTGGAATTCGCAACCTATGACGACACTGTGGCCGCTGTTATGTCCGGTGAAGCGGATGCGGTATTTGCCGACAAGGACGCCTTGGCCCCAACCGTTGAAGCCTCCGGCGGCGAGTTGATCTTTGCCGGCGACGACGTGCCTTTGGGCGGCGGCATCGGCATGGGTCTGCGTGAAAGCGACACAGAACTGAAAGAGAAGTTCAACGCGGCCATTACCTCGATGAAAGAGGACGGCACAATCAACGCGGCAATCGTCAAATGGTTTGGCGAAGACGCCAAGGTTTTTGAATAATCCAGATTTGGGGCGGGCCTTGGGCCTGCCCCTTTTACCTATGTTTCTGATCCCCGGCCATATCCCTCACCTCGCGCAGCAGCAAAGCCTGCGTCATGT
This DNA window, taken from Sulfitobacter pacificus, encodes the following:
- a CDS encoding transporter substrate-binding domain-containing protein is translated as MKKIILSTVALALTAGVAMADGHAKTIRMGTEGAYPPYNFLNDAGEVDGYERELGDEMCKRAELTCEWVTNEWDSIIPNLTSGNYDTIIAGMSITDERDEVIDFTQNYFPPAASAYMAKSADADLKGGVIAAQTSTIQAGYVAESGATLLEFATYDDTVAAVMSGEADAVFADKDALAPTVEASGGELIFAGDDVPLGGGIGMGLRESDTELKEKFNAAITSMKEDGTINAAIVKWFGEDAKVFE